The Rhodobacteraceae bacterium LMO-JJ12 genome contains the following window.
GCCGACCTTGTCAGAGAAAATCGGATCGTAGCGTGCTAGCGCGTCGCGCTCTAACTCGTCCCATTCAAAGCCGAGTTCGCGACGGACCTGCCAGCTAAAGGCGTCATGGGCGAAATCGGCGCGGTCGCGGTAGAGGAAGAGGTAATCCGAAGGCACGATCCAGCGCTCGGCGCCAGTGCTTTCGGCCAAAGCCAGATGATCGTTGAGGCTGTCACCGATCACGCCTTTGAGCGCCGCAGCGATACGGCGGGCCTCGGCGGCGGTGGCATGGGAGAGGAATTTGGCGAGCCAGGGCATGAGCCGGGGCAGGTAGCCCCATTTCATGAACAACGGCTGATCGCGCCCAAGCAGCATGCCGGGGGCTTTCAGCATCAGACCCGGTTCTGTCACCGGCACCACGGCGCAGGAGGCCAGAAGCCCAGCATTGCCATAGCTTGCGGCCTCGCCCGCCTGCGTCTCGCGTTCGATCAGCAAGACCTTGTGACCGGCGCGTTGCAGCCAGATCGCGGTTGAAACTCCGACGATACCGGCCCCGATGATGGCAATGGTTTTTGGCTGATCCTGCAAGACGCGCGCTCCCTTGGTGGCGTGTTCAACGTGACGCGGGTAGCGCGGTTTTTCAAACATGATCTGGGCCGGTGCGCAATTTTGCAGGGTCGCCGTGACCGGCGCGGCCCTTGGAATCGGTGCGTACTGGTAGTATCGAGTTTGAGAGATGCGGCGAACAGATGGACGGAGGTGGCACATGAATATTGCCTATTGCATGGCCAACCGGCGTGGTGGCACTGATCTCTTGTTGCAGGAGGTGGCCGGGTTTGCCCGTGCGCGGGGGGTGAAGACCTGTGGTCTTGTGCAGATCAACACTGAATGTCAGCCGGACGGCCCTTGCGACATGGACGTGCAGATTCTTCCAGATGGGCCGGTGATCCGAATTTCGCAGTCTCTGGGACGCGGATCGCGCGGGTGTCGGCTGGACAGTCCGGCGCTGGAAGATGCGGCGGGGCAGGTGGCAGCGGCGCTTGAGAAGGGCGCGGATCTTATGATCATCAACAAGTTCGGCAAGAGCGAGGCAGAGGGCAATGGGCTGCGCGCGGTGATCGCCGAGGCGATTGCGCGGGACGTGCCGGTTCTTGTAGGGCTGAACGTCGCCAATGAAGCCGCGTTTGAGGCATTTTCGGGCGGCTTGGCGCATAAGTTGACGCCCGAGATCAAATCGGTTTGCGAATGGGTTCTGGCCGTGACCGGGCGCGGGTCGGCGGATGTAATTGAAGCGGCTGAGTAGGCGGTTTGGAGAGGTATCAAATGGATATGTTGGAGAGCACCTGCGCGCATCTGGAGCGGTTGATCGCCTTTCCGACGATCTCCGCAGACAGCAATCTTGAGATGATGGTCTACCTGGCCGACCTTCTGGGTGATCTGGGCGCGCGGGTGGATTTGCAGCATGACGAGAGTGGCACCAAGGCCAATCTGATCGCCACGATCGGGCCGGACGTTGAGGGCGGTTTGATGCTGTCGGGGCATAGTGACGTGGTGCCTGTGGCCGGGCAGGCCTGGACCAGTGACCCGTTTGAGATGATCGAGCGTGACGGCAAACTTTTTGGGCGCGGCACCTGCGACATGAAGGGGTTTATTGCCGCCTGCATTGCTATGGCACCGCGATTTGCCGAGCGGGTGGGCGCGCGGCCTATCCATTTCGCGTTTACCCATGACGAGGAGGTGGGTTGTCTCGGGGCGCGCCATCTGGTCGAGATGATGCGCGAGCGCGGGTTGCGACCGGGTATGGCGATCATTGGCGAGCCGACCGAGATGCGCATCATCGAGGGGCATAAGGGCTGCTTTGAATACACCACGCATTTTCACGGGCTAGCCGGGCATGGATCGGACCCGGATGCGGGGGTGAATGCGGTGGAATACGCGGTGCGCTATGTTTCGCGGCTTTTGCAATTGAAAGATCAGTTGCGCGATAGGGTGCCCGAGGACAGCCGGTTTGAGCCGCCCTGGACCACGGTGAACGTGGGTGGCCTGCATGGCGGGGTAGCGCATAACGTGATCGTCGAGACGGCGGCGGTGGAATGGGAGATGCGGCCCGTGCAGAAGGCGGACGCAGATTTCGTCAAGTCGGACCTTTTGGCCTATTGCGAGGAGGATCTGCTTCCAGCGATGCGCGCGGTTTGTCCTGAGGCAAGGATTGAAACGCAAGTGATTGGCGAGGTCGAGGGGTTGATACCGGCAGACGAGAACGAGGCGCGCCAGATTGTTGCCGAGTTGACCGGAGCTAATGGTGCTGGGCTGGTACCGTTTGGCACGGAGGCCGGGATTTTCCAGAGCTTTGGCATGGATGTGGTGGTTTGCGGGCCCGGTTCAATCGAGCAGGCGCATAAGGCGGATGAATTTGTTTCCCGCGATGAATTGGGAAAATGTCTGAGTATGTTGGAGAAGCTGTCACTTCGCATGGCCGGATAGGCGACCCCGGCGTCGCAACAGAAGTCAGGATTCGCCGGGGGTCTTTTCTGCCTCGGCAATCAGTGAGGCAATCCAGCGGGCGCCAAGCCATGTTGCCGGGATCGAGAGCGGCAGGGTGATCAGAGCGGCCATATGGGGCGAGATTGCAGCGAACCCGAGCGGCTGTAACAGCAGGAAAACGAAGAAGACGTTGACCCCTACGCCGCCGTAGGCGAAGGGGAAGATGACCGCGCAGAGCTTCAGGCTTGGCTTGGGGCTTGGCTTGGATTTGGACGGGGTGCTCATGCGGCGTGTCTTTCTGTGGCGTGGCGTCTGAGGCTGTTTGCGATCAGGGCGGGCAGGCCGCTGGCTTGGGCCAGGACGGGCAGAACGGGGCCGTCGAATTTTGCCTCGGCCAAGGCTTGGGGCAGATCGGTGAGCACATGGCCGGCCTTCATGGCAAAGAACGGAAGGCAGATCGCCTGACCCAGATCGCGGGCGGTTTCGCCAAGATAGGGGGGCTGTTCGATAAAGCCTGTAACGGTGCGGCGAAAACCCAGGACATGACCGAGCAGCTTTGCCGTGACGAGCGCGCTTTCGGAGCTGGCAGGGCGAAGGGATTTGCTGCCGTGGGCGGCGAGCAGGAGGGTTGTATCGCCTGCATCCCAGTCACGCTGTGCAAGTACAGCGCGCAGTATGTCAGCGAAAAGGTCGGGCAGGGCAGGATCAACGCCAGTGGGTGGCAAGACATGGGCCGGGTGATCGCCAATCCGTTTGATCAGGTGGGTTTCGGTGAACCAGCCACGGGCCATGAAGAACGGGTAGATCAACGGGTTTTCGACCCGGCCGAGGGCGGCCTCGAAAGCTCCCGGGTTGGCCAGCGTCGTGCCTTCGATGCGCCAACCGGGCAGGTGATGCGCCACTTTGGTGGCCAGTCCCTGCATGACGCGTTCGTGTGGGGCAGGGTCAGAGGGGCTGCCATGGGCCACGATGATTGCGACCGGCGCGGCGTCGGAGGTGTTTGGAAAGCTCTGAGGTGATTGGGGCATTCTCGGTTTCCAGACTTGATACGTTTCGCCGGGTTTGATCGTGTATGTCTTTGGTCATGTTTGCCTGAAACATGCCTGTTTTTCCATAGTATACGGCATCAAAGGTGCGTGGGGGAGTTTGCGTCAGAAAGGCAATTGTCCCGCCCTTGGTGAGGCTTGGGGCAGTTTCACGCTTTGAACGCTTGCTCTCCTTGACTTTCGTTAAGGTGGTTTTTGCATGGGTTCATCACAGTGGAGTTTACAACTTTGGTCAGGCATTGTGCCGCACGACGCTCATCATGAGCGCGTGCAGCCAGGGCCTTTAGCGGAAAAGCAGGCTCAAGATGAACATGATCATGCGGGTTTTTTCAGCGGGCTACCGGATATTTTTTCTGCTGGCGGGGCTGTTTGCGGTGTTCGCCATGTTGGTCTGGGAAGGGTATCTGGGCATTCATGCGGCCGGTGGTCTGGTAAGTGACCTGCCGTTTGCGATGGCACCGCACTATTGGCACGCACATGAGATGATCTTTGGTTATGGCGCCGCCGTGATTGCCGGATTTTTGATGACCGCCGCGCCCAATTGGGTTGGGGGCAAGGGGGCGGGTCATGGCTTCTTCCTGCTGGCTGCAGGTGTCTGGGTTCTGGGACGAATCGCGGTCTGGTCTTCGGGGATGTTGCCGCCGATGGTTGTTGCGGTGGTCGATCTTGCCTTTGTGTTGGTGCTTTGGGTGAGAGTTCTGATGCTTCTGATGCAAAACCCCAAACCGCAACAGATGATCTTTCTGGTGGTTCTGGCGTTCTTCTGGGGGGCGAATCTGCGCGTGCATCTGGAATGGATGGATTTGACCGGCGATGGCGCGGCCGAGGGGCTGCGGGCCGGGTTGCTGACAATTTCGGCGCTGATCATGGTGTTGGGCGGGCGGGTTACACCAGCCTTTACGCGCAATGCGATGATGAAAGCGGGAGCTGAATTCAAAGACCTGCCGAGTGATTTGAAACCGGCAATGATTGTGGCGATTGCCTGTGCGTTGGGCCTGCCATTGCTGGCGCTTGTTGATCTGGGCGGGCCGGTTTTTGGCGCCGTGGCGATTGCCGCAGGTCTGGCGGCGCTGGTGCGGTTGAGCCGTTGGCAGAGTTTATGGACAGTTCGACAACCGATTCTGTGGTCGCTGCATTTGGGATACGCCATGAACGCAGCCGGGCTGATCGTGCTTGGGCTTGCGGCGCTTGATATCGGCTCGGAGGTGGCGGCGTTGCACGTTTTGGGAATCGGTGCGGTCGGAGGCATGACTGTGGCTGTTATGTCGCGGGCGGCACTGGGTCATTCGGGACGCGCGCTTGTGGCGCCTTGGTCGGTGGCAATGGCTTATGTGCTGATTCCACTGGCTGCGATCGCGAGATTTGTGGCCTCGGGCTGGCCGGATTATTACTATCTCGGCGTTCTGTTTGCGGGGGCTTTATGGATCGCCGCTTTCGCTCTTTTTGTCATCGAACTCTGGCCGGTTTTCACCGGCGAGAGGAAGGGCGCTGTGGTCTAGAAGGCCCATGTAAGACAGGGGTCTGAGGGGCCTCGTGCTGCGGGTGAATTGCTGCGGCGCGTCGTTTCGCTTGGCAAAGCGGCAAATACGTAATGCTTTGACGAATCGCACAAAAAATAGTCACATTAACATGGAAACTAAGTCGCTCGGTACGCGCGGCGCCGCCAATTATTCAAATCTTGCCCTTGGAGACGGGAAGAGATGTTGAGCCTTTTTGTAATATTCTTGCCGAGTTGACTTTAGTTAAGGAACGTCGCGGTTCATCTGGCGCAATACAGCTTAGTCACACATGCAACGGGAAGGATGAACGCTATGCGTGAAGTCATGACCAAGAGCATGGCCCGCAATATTTTTTATGGCGGATCATTGTTCTTTATTATCGTATTTTTGGGCCTCTCGGCCCATTCCCACAGATATATTCTCAACACTTCGACCAACACCGAGACGTTGACCGAGAGTGTCGCCGCAGGCAAACACCTGTGGGAGAAACATAACTGTGTTAACTGTCACACGATCCTGGGCGAGGGTGCCTATTTTGCCCCCGAACTGGCCAACGTGATGACGCGCTGGGGAGTTGATGGCGAGCCAGAAGAGGCGTTTGACGCGCTGAAAGGCTGGATGGACGCGATGCCGACAGGCGTCGAGGGTCGGCGCCAGATGCCGCAGTTCAACTTGACGGACGAAGAATACCGCGAACTCGCGGACTTCCTGCTTTGGGTCAACACGATCAAAGCGCAGGATTGGCCACCGAATGATGCGGGCTGAGGAGATACGCCATGAAATATAAGACACAGAAAATCGCCCTGGCCTATTTCGTCACTGCAATGGCTCTATTTGCGGTGCAGGTGAGCATGGGTCTGATCATGGGTTGGATTTATGTCGATGGGAACTTCCTGACAGAAATCCTGCCCTTCAACATCGCAAGAATTCTGCATACGAACTCTCTGATTGTCTGGCTGTTGCTGGGCTTCTTCGGGGCCGCTTACTACTTGATCCCGGAGGAATCCGAGCGTGAGATTCATTCGACCAAGCTGGCCTATCTCCAGCTAGGTATCCTGATCCTCGGCACGGCAGGGGTCGTTCTGACCTATTTCTTCAACCTCTTTGAAGGAAACTTCCTGCTTGGCAAAGAGGGGCGCGAGTTCCTTGAGCAGCCAAAATGGGTCAAGGCGGGCATCGTCGTGGCCGCTCTGATCTTCCTCTACAACATCTCGATGACAGTGTTGCAGGGTAAGAAAACCGCGATTGCCAACATCCTGTTGCTGGGTCTCTGGGCCATTGCATTGCTGTTCCTCTTCGCCTTCTACAACCCTGCCAACCTGGCGTTGGACAAGATGTATTGGTGGTATGTGGTTCACCTCTGGGTGGAAGCCACTTGGGAACTTGTCATGGCCTCTATCCTGGCTTTCTTGATGCTCAAGTTGACCGGGGTTGACCGCGAGATCGTTGAAAAGTGGCTCTATGTTATCATTGCCACGGCTCTGTTCTCGGGAATCCTGGGCACGGGTCACCACTATTACTGGATCGGCATGCCCGGTTACTGGCAGTGGATCGGCTCGATCTTCTCGGCACTTGAGGTGATTCCTTTCTTCGGGATGATGGCCTTTACCTTTGTGATGGTCTGGAAGGGGCGTCGCGATCACCCGAACAAGGCAGCTCTCCTCTGGGCGCTGGGCTGTTCAACGCTGGCCTTTTTTGGTGCCGGTGTATGGGGCTTCCTGCACACGCTGCACGGTGTGAACTATTACACCCACGGCACGCAGATCACGGCGGCGCACGGTCACCTGGCCTTCTATGGTGCCTATGTCTGTATCAACCTGGCGATTATCACTTATGCGATGCCGATCCTTCGCGGACGTGACCCCTATAACCAAGTGCTCAACATGGCTGCCTTCTGGCTGATGTCGGGCGGGATGCTGTTCATGACCTTCACGCTGACCTTTGCTGGCACGGTGCAAACCCACCTGCAGCGCGTCAACGGCGAGTATTTCATGGACGTGCAGGATCAAATCTGGATCTTCTACGCCATGCGCTTTGGTTCTGGTGTTGCGGTTGTTTTGGGTGCGCTCTTGTTCATCTATGCGGTGCTTGTGCCCCGCAAAGAGTTGGTTCGCCCCGGCAAGCTGGAACGTGAGCGTCTTGAAAAAGACCCTGATCACGTGGCAGCGGAATGACCGGCATGAACGCCACATATGACAAGAAGGAGGGGGCGGCTGACGCCCCCTTCTATCTGCCACAGGGTGATGAATGCGAAATCTTCGCAGCCGCCCATGAAAACAATCTGCCGGTCCTTCTCAAGGGACCGACGGGATGCGGCAAGACCCGCTTTGTGGCCCATATGGCCGCGAGATTGGGACGCCCGCTCTATACCGTGGCATGCCACGATGATCTTTCCGCCGCCGACCTGATCGGGCGCTACCTGTTGAAGGGGGGCGAGACGATTTGGGTGGATGGCCCGCTAACCCGCGCAGTGCGCGAGGGTGCGATTTGCTATCTCGATGAGGTGGTCGAGGCACGCAAGGACGTAACGGTTGTGCTTCACCCGCTGACTGATGATCGGCGAATCCTACCAATTGATCGGACCGGTGAAGAACTGGAAGCGGCGCCTGGCTTTATGTTGGTGGCGTCATATAACCCCGGCTATCAGAATATCCTCAAGACGCTCAAACCCTCGACACGGCAACGTTTTCTATCGGTTGAATTTGACTTCCCGGCACCCGATTTTGAAATCGACGTTGTTGCGCGCGAAAGCGGATTGTCAGAGGATCAGGTGAAACCGCTGGTTCGGCTGGCGGGCAAGCTGCGCGATCTCAAAGGGCAGGATCTGGAGGAAGGGGTATCGACCCGTCTGGTGATCTATGCCGCGACATTGGTGGCGCAGGGCATGCCGATGGAGCGTGCCATTCTGGCCGCGATGATCGAGCCGCTGACCGATGACGCAGATGTCAAACGTGGGCTGCTCGACCTTGTGACCGCCGTGATCGGGTGACATCTGTGGCAGACGAGCTTGAAATCGAACCATGGGAACCTGAGGAAACCGTCGGGAAGCTGTGGCATCGGTTTGCCAGCCGCCTTGAGCTGCCGGAAATACATGAGGACGCTCGCGTTTCGCTGAGTGAAGTGGGCGGGCGGCTGGCGGTTCTTTTTCGCGGTCTTGGCGGTGATCCGGCTGTTGAGATCAAGCCGGTTGCCGATGAGAGAAGCGATCACCGGCTGTCGCTGACGCGGTGGCTGGGCAATGAGGCCGAAACCGTTGCGCGCGCCAGTTTTGACGGTGCGGCCCTTCGGCTGCCCGAAAATCTGGCGGTGTTTCCCGCGAGAGAGGCGAATGCGGCGCTCTATCTCTGGCTGGCGGTGGCGGCGGCGTCGGCTGTGGCACCTGAAGATATGCCGGATGATCTTTTGCAGGCCGATGTGATGGCGCTCAACGCGGTGCGTGCAACGATTGAAGCGGCGTTGGAAAACGCGCCGGGGTTTGTTGGGCTCTACGGTGATCTCTGTGGCGCGGCCCTGAGCCAACGCAACCGCCCGGCCTTGCCCAGTGCCGAGCGCGATATCGAACATGTGATCCGTCATATGTTGGGCGATCCTGCGCCTCTGCGCCCCAGTGCGGAGCGGCTTTGGGAGGCAATGTGCAATGCAGACCCGTCCGGGCTTGAAGCGCCGCGAAAATACCGACCATTTCTGCCGGTGGTGCTTTGGCCTGATCTGCGCGCGCTGCATCGCTCGGAGGCGCATGTAGGCGACGCCGAGCAATCCGAAGGGGCAGGCGGCGGCGAGCAGGAGCAGGGTGAGAACAGCCGTCGCGCGCGGCGGCGCAAGTCCGAACAGGCGGATCGAAATGACAGTTTTATCCTGCACAAGTTTGAGGCGATCCTAAGCTGGGCCGAGTTTATCAACCTCAACCGGCGGGTTGATGAAGACGACGAAGACGATGCCAAGAAGGCGGCCGACGATCAGGATGAAATTGGTCTGGGGCAAACTTCAAAGGCACCCGCGACGCGGCTTAAGTTGCACCTTGATCTCGCACCTGAAGATGCCGACCGCGAGGCGCTTGCAAGCAAGCATACTTATCCCGAATGGGACGCGCGCTCGGCAAGCTATTTGCCAGCCCATGCGCGGGTTTTGGCAACACGGCTGGAGGCGGGTAACGAAATCCCCTCGTTTCGCGAAGATCCGAAGGCGGCGGCGCGAATCCGGGCCGTTAAGCGACAGTTTGAGGCGCTGCGTCCAGGGCGGGTTTTGACCACCGGACATCTGGACGGTGATGATCTTGATATGGAGCGCGCGGTGCGTTCGCAGGTCGAGTTTCTGGCGACCGGGGAAAGCAACGAGCGGGTGTGGATGCAAAACCGCACCGAAAAGCGCGATCTGGCGGTGTCGATTCTTTTGGATGTGTCGCGCTCAACCGAAGCGGCGGTGCCGGGGCATGGCCATGACGGGCGCGCGGTGATTGATATTGAACGCGAAGCGTTGGCGGCGCTCTCTTGGGGGCTGGATGCCTGTGGCGACGATTTTGCGATTCATGCCTTCTCGTCACTCAAGCGGGATCGGGTCTATGTGCAGGAGGCCAAGGGTTTTAACGAGCCGATGAGCGCAATGATCGAGTCGCGGATTGCGTCGCTCAGACCGGGGTTTTACACGCGGCTTGGCGCGGCGGTACGCCATGTTTCACAGGATTTGTCCAAGCAGGCCCGCAAACGGCGGCTTTTGCTGGTGATTACGGACGGCAAGCCCAACGATCTGGACCACTATGAGGGCCGTCACGGCATTGAAGATAGCCGTATGGCGGTTCTGGAAGCGCGGCGGGCTGGGCATGCTGTGTTCGGAATTACTGTGGATCGGCATGGTAAATCCTGGTTTTCGCGGATATTCGGGCAGGGTGGCTATGCTCTGATTTCTGACCCTGAGAAGTTAACCCATGCGTTGCCACGAATCTATCGCGAGCTGGTTGGGGCGTGATAGAGAGCTGGGCGCGGCGAACATTTGACGACGCAGGAAGGCGCGGCAATGTCTGATATGTCTGACGAGAGCACACCGTTCGATGATCTGCCCGGAGATCTGATGATGTGGGTTCTGATCATTTCCGAACTGCTGGTCTTTGGGGCAGGTCTCTTGGCGTTTCTTGCGGTGCGGATCACTGATCCGGCGGGGTTTGCAGAGGCGCAATCGCATCTGCACCGCACAGCAGCCGGGATCAATACCGTGGTCTTGGTCACGTCGGGTTGGATGGCCGCGCTGGCGGTGCATGCGGCAGAGATCGGCCAAAGGGCGCGGGTGCGGCTTTTGCTGGCCGGGGCGGCGGCGTTGGGGGTGGTTTTTCTGGTACTCAAGGGCATTGAGTATGCCGACAAGGCGGCCGCGGGGATCACCTTTGAAACCCATCCGTTCTTCTTGTTTTACTATATGCTCACCGGGTTTCACGCCGCGCATGTGGTGGCGGGAATCGTCATCTTGGGGCTGGTGGCATGGCGCGCGCAGCCGCGCACGGTCGAGGTCGGCGCGCAGTTTTGGCATATGGTCGATCTGGTCTGGGTGATCCTGTTTCCCATCATCTATTTGCTGGGATGAGCGTGATGAATGAAAAAACCCAGTTCAAGCCGACACGCGCCTGGATTGTACTGATCGCCTTGTCGATGGGCAGCACGTTGATTGCACTCAGCGGTCAGAGCGGGTTGGTGCCAGCGCTGGCAATTCTTGTGCTGGCCTGGGGCAAGGCACGGGTGATCCTGCGGCAATACCTGGGACTGGCGCAGGCACCGGGTTGGAGCCGAGGATTTTCGCTGGTTTTGGCGATCTATATGATCGTCGCGATGGGTTTGACGGCTGCGGCTGGGGGCTAGGGGCGGGTCCGAGAATCAGGAAGGTCGGTTGTTCCTTCAGGGCCGTGTCCAGGCGACGGCGGGATCTTCTTCGGCATAGGCGCGCAGCCCGGCCATGTCCTTGATATTGGCCCTGTTCTGTTTGATCTGCACGCCGATCGGTTTGAGCTTGGCGAAAGCGCGGCTCAGGCTTTCGGGTTTCATCCCGAGACGGCCAGCAATCAAAACTTTGTCGTAAGGCAGTCTGACCTCGCAATAGCCTTCGTCGCAGGGTGCTGCCAATTCGCAGAGAAATTCGGCCACGCGCTGGGCGCCGGTGCGCGCTTTGAGTGCTTCGAGCTGTTCAACGAGGCTGTGCAGGTGGTGAAAAGTTGCCGACAAGACCGCGACGGCAACATCAGGCGAGTTGCGGATGCCGCGCAGGAAGATGTCGGCGTCGATCCTGATCAGGCGGCACTTGGTCACCGATTCGGCCGAGACCGGGTAGACATCCTTGCGAAAGGCCACTGCCTCGCCAAAGCTGCGCCCGCGGGTGAACACCCCGACGACGGCCTCGGCGCCGCTGGGTGCGACGCGGTAGAGTTTTACCCAACCGTCGGCGACGATGTAGATTGCGCGGGCGCGTTCGCCCTGAATAAAGATCGTTTGACCCCGATCAAAATTCACCAGATGCGATTCACGCAGAATACTGTCGGCTTCGGCTTCTGGCACTGCGGAGAGCAACAGCGACTGTCGGGCGAGGGTTTCCAGCTCGGGCGTCATGCTAAGAGGCTCCTTTAACACGGATGTGTTTTGAGATGAGAGGTCAGACGGGGAGTTGAACAGTTGTGCGGCGGCAGGTGGTTACGCGGATCGAAGGCCGATAAACCCCATTCGCGCCAAAAGCGCAACTGCTGAGCATGGTCTGATCGGGTTTGCAGCATCACTTTGGCGGTGGTCTTGAAGCGGGGAAGAATGGCCAATTGCCTGCGAAATGGCGGTTGTTTGCAGCAGGCCGTCAGCTGAGCGATGGCTTTGCGCTCGCCATGGTGCCGTTGGGTTGACCAAGCCAATCAAAGTTCGAGGCGCGTATTCGAAGTTCAGGCTCTTACCTCTCTGATCGGGGTTTTGTGGGGGTGGCCCCCTGTATTGAGAGCGATGCCGCCAGGATCAACCAGCACCGGTAGACGATGTTTGATGGCCTCCATGTCGGGCACCAGGTATTCGGTAGGCGACAGGAATTTGATCAGCCCGGTCTTTTTTACCCGGCTGAAAATGCGGCTGACCGTTTCGGGGTTAAGTCCGAGATAATCGGCGATATCTTCGCGTGTCATCTTGAGGCGTACGGGCGCGTCGTTGTGTTGGGTTCGGCGCTTGCGCAACGCCATCTGGGCGAGAAACAGCAAGACCCGTTCGGTCGAATCAAGGCGCCCAAGCGTTGAGAGATGCCGCATCGCGGTTTCGAGTCGATTGTGGGTAAGTTTGAACATTTCGGTCAAGAAATCGGGGTTCTGGCGCAGCGCCATGGCGTCGGCCGAGAAATCGAGAACACAGATCCGGGATTCCTCAAGCGCTTCAAGCCAGCAGGCTTCCTCATCGGTGTCGATCAGGCCGCAAATGATGTCGCCGGGCATTTCGATTCCGGTAATCTGGCGGCGGCCATCGGCAAAGGATGTGCAGATGGCTGCTGAGCCGCTGACAATAATCCAGAAGACGAAACAATTGCGGCCGCGGACTTCAAGCTTTTGGCCGCGTCTCAATTTGACCACGTCATGCCGCCGGGGGGACCCTATTGGACGAAAGTCACAGATCCGACGGCGGCAAGCGATGCAAGTTGCAGTGTCGATGGTAGCCTCCAGACAATACACTTTCTGTGACGCAAGAGGCGTCACTGCAATGTTGCGACGCCAACATGGCGCGCCGCAGGGGTTCTTTCTTAGAATCGTTTTATGCGCTCGATATTGCGCCCGCGCTGATCTGAATCAAAAGCCGCAGTATAGGTAGGGCGGCTTTCTGACATATACGTTCAGTGTTCACTGCTTTTTTTCAGGCCTGTAGGGCTGAAATGTAGATTCTTTGCCTGTAAGAGATTCCGAGGCGGGTGGGCGGTGTGTGGGGTTCAGCCCGGCACGCAAACCACCAGGATGCGCGCGTCTTGATCGCCGTCGGAGGCATAGAGATGGCCCACTGCGCTGTCGAAATAGAGGCTGTCGCCTTCGTGTAGGTGCACGGGTTCGCGGCCTTCGACAAAGACGCTGACCTGACCTTTCATCACCACGAGAAACTCCTGCCCGGGGTGGCGCACGAATTCTTCGAAGTCGACCAGTTGGCGCGCCTTGAGTGAGCCCATCATGGGGGTCATCGCCTTGTTCCAGAGATCGGGAAACAGCATGTCATAGACGTAATTGACAGTTTCCTGACGTTCGAATTCGCCCTTGCGGGCGACGGCGAAACTGCCCGGGGTGAAGCTTTGGCCGCTTTCATCGAAGAGCGCGGCAAGATCGACCTCGAGCCCACGTGCCAGAAGCATCAGCCGGTCATAGGTGAGAGAAATGATGCCACGTTCGGCCTTGGAGAGCGTGGAGATCGCAAGGCCTGAGCGCTCTGAGAGCGCGGCGAGCGTCCAGCCTTTGTCACGCCG
Protein-coding sequences here:
- a CDS encoding cytochrome C oxidase subunit IV family protein; the encoded protein is MNEKTQFKPTRAWIVLIALSMGSTLIALSGQSGLVPALAILVLAWGKARVILRQYLGLAQAPGWSRGFSLVLAIYMIVAMGLTAAAGG
- a CDS encoding XRE family transcriptional regulator — encoded protein: MTEPEVDDTSRLEFGRRLRQLRRDKGWTLAALSERSGLAISTLSKAERGIISLTYDRLMLLARGLEVDLAALFDESGQSFTPGSFAVARKGEFERQETVNYVYDMLFPDLWNKAMTPMMGSLKARQLVDFEEFVRHPGQEFLVVMKGQVSVFVEGREPVHLHEGDSLYFDSAVGHLYASDGDQDARILVVCVPG
- a CDS encoding cytochrome c oxidase subunit 3 produces the protein MSDESTPFDDLPGDLMMWVLIISELLVFGAGLLAFLAVRITDPAGFAEAQSHLHRTAAGINTVVLVTSGWMAALAVHAAEIGQRARVRLLLAGAAALGVVFLVLKGIEYADKAAAGITFETHPFFLFYYMLTGFHAAHVVAGIVILGLVAWRAQPRTVEVGAQFWHMVDLVWVILFPIIYLLG
- a CDS encoding Crp/Fnr family transcriptional regulator, coding for MTPELETLARQSLLLSAVPEAEADSILRESHLVNFDRGQTIFIQGERARAIYIVADGWVKLYRVAPSGAEAVVGVFTRGRSFGEAVAFRKDVYPVSAESVTKCRLIRIDADIFLRGIRNSPDVAVAVLSATFHHLHSLVEQLEALKARTGAQRVAEFLCELAAPCDEGYCEVRLPYDKVLIAGRLGMKPESLSRAFAKLKPIGVQIKQNRANIKDMAGLRAYAEEDPAVAWTRP
- a CDS encoding VWA domain-containing protein — translated: MADELEIEPWEPEETVGKLWHRFASRLELPEIHEDARVSLSEVGGRLAVLFRGLGGDPAVEIKPVADERSDHRLSLTRWLGNEAETVARASFDGAALRLPENLAVFPAREANAALYLWLAVAAASAVAPEDMPDDLLQADVMALNAVRATIEAALENAPGFVGLYGDLCGAALSQRNRPALPSAERDIEHVIRHMLGDPAPLRPSAERLWEAMCNADPSGLEAPRKYRPFLPVVLWPDLRALHRSEAHVGDAEQSEGAGGGEQEQGENSRRARRRKSEQADRNDSFILHKFEAILSWAEFINLNRRVDEDDEDDAKKAADDQDEIGLGQTSKAPATRLKLHLDLAPEDADREALASKHTYPEWDARSASYLPAHARVLATRLEAGNEIPSFREDPKAAARIRAVKRQFEALRPGRVLTTGHLDGDDLDMERAVRSQVEFLATGESNERVWMQNRTEKRDLAVSILLDVSRSTEAAVPGHGHDGRAVIDIEREALAALSWGLDACGDDFAIHAFSSLKRDRVYVQEAKGFNEPMSAMIESRIASLRPGFYTRLGAAVRHVSQDLSKQARKRRLLLVITDGKPNDLDHYEGRHGIEDSRMAVLEARRAGHAVFGITVDRHGKSWFSRIFGQGGYALISDPEKLTHALPRIYRELVGA
- a CDS encoding Crp/Fnr family transcriptional regulator, with the translated sequence MVKLRRGQKLEVRGRNCFVFWIIVSGSAAICTSFADGRRQITGIEMPGDIICGLIDTDEEACWLEALEESRICVLDFSADAMALRQNPDFLTEMFKLTHNRLETAMRHLSTLGRLDSTERVLLFLAQMALRKRRTQHNDAPVRLKMTREDIADYLGLNPETVSRIFSRVKKTGLIKFLSPTEYLVPDMEAIKHRLPVLVDPGGIALNTGGHPHKTPIREVRA